A stretch of Bos mutus isolate GX-2022 chromosome 8, NWIPB_WYAK_1.1, whole genome shotgun sequence DNA encodes these proteins:
- the GADD45G gene encoding growth arrest and DNA damage-inducible protein GADD45 gamma, which translates to MTLEELRGQDTVPESTARMQGAGKALHELLLSAQRQGCLTAGVYESAKVLNVDPDNVTFCVLAADEEDEGDIALQIHFTLIQAFCCENDIDIVRVGDVQRLAAIVGTGDESGAPVDLHCILISNPNEDAWKDPALEKLSLFCEESRSVNDWVPNITLPE; encoded by the exons ATGACTCTGGAAGAACTTCGTGGCCAGGACACGGTTCCAGAAAGCACAGCCAG GATGCAGGGCGCCGGGAAAGCGTTGCACGAGCTGCTGTTGTCGGCGCAGCGCCAAGGCTGCCTCACGGCCGGCGTCTACGAGTCAGCCAAAGTCCTGAACGT GGACCCCGACAATGTGACCTTCTGCGTGCTAGCCGCTGACGAGGAGGACGAGGGCGATATCGCGCTGCAGATCCACTTCACTTTGATCCAAGCGTTCTGCTGTGAGAACGACATAGACATCGTGCGCGTGGGCGACGTGCAGCGGCTGGCGGCGATCGTGGGTACCGGCGACGAGTCGGGGGCACCTGTAGACCTGCACTGTATCCTCATTTCG AACCCCAATGAGGACGCATGGAAGGACCCCGCCTTGGAGAAGCTTAGCCTGTTCTGCGAGGAGAGCCGCAGCGTCAACGACTGGGTGCCTAATATCACCCTTCCCGAGTGA